ATAGCTCACGCCTTCCAGATCGGCGTATGCCGTTGGAATGGGGGCCGTCTCGGCGTACTGTTCAACGGCGATGAAATTGATCAGCTTGTCATACGGCCCTTCCATATAGAGTTGAACCTGCGAATGCTGATCGGTTGCGCCCAAAGCCTTGACCGGTGTCTGCCCGACCCGCGCCGGCTTGCCCTGGCGATCTACCGCCTTGCCCAGACTCTCGGCCCACAATTGGGCAAACCAGTCGGCGACATCACGGAGCCGGTTCGCATACGGCATCATCACCACAATCGGCTTGCCTTTGCGGAAGCAGAGGTAGTTGATGAGTGCGCCAAGGGCTGCCGGGTTCCGCAACGGATCGGGGTTGGCGGCCAGTTCGCGACCGTAAGCGGCACCGGCCAGTAGCTCACGAATATTCACCCCCGTCATCGCCGCCGACAACAACCCGACCGAGGTCAATACCGAGAAGCGGCCACCGACCTTTGGCGGGAGATCGAACATCGTCCAGCCCTCACGCTGCCCAATCTGGCGCAGAAAACCACTGTTGGGATCGGTCGTCAACACGATATGGTCACCGAGCCGGTCTTCGCCGACTGCCTCGACCAGCGCCTGGCGAAAGTAAAGAAATGAAGCCATCGTCTCGGCGGTAGTGCCGCTCTTGCTAATGACGTTGAACATCGTCCGCCGGAGATCGAGCATCCGTAGCGCACCTGCATTCAATTCCGGGTCCGAATTATCGAGTACCAGCAGCCGCGGCCAGCCACGTTGCTCGCGTGGTAGCAGGTTATAAAACGGCCCATTGATTGCCGTCTGCACTGCGATGTTCCCCAACGCCGAACCACCAATGCCCAGCACGACAAAGGTATCAATCCGATCACGATGGGCAGCGGCAAACTGCTCAAACGGCGTCACGTCCTGATCCGGCAACAACGGCCAGCCGAGATCGGCCCGTCGTTCCTGGACGGCAGCAATCGCTGCGGCGGCGCGTGGAGCTTCTGCTTCAAGTTCAGCCGGGGTCAAACCATGCGTTCCAAACACATTATTCACATCGAGCCGAATGCGTTGCTTCTCCCGCCACGCGGCATCCTCATAGCGCATACTCAACTCCTTCACTAATTGGTGTGTACGCAACTTCCGCAAACGCAGAAGTGAAGCAGTGCCGTCACTTGCATGTGATCACAATGAGCTTATCAGTGCTGATTGTCATTGCGCACACAGTATAACACTCATCTGCGTGGTGCTATAGACGGGCTTCGGCTCGGCAACGTGCTGTGTGAGGCACTAACAATCACTCCCTTGCGTTTCCGTTCAGATAGCGATAAGATGCACTCAACAAATGCACAGTCCCGGTCATCCCCAAACGACAGCATTTCATCACCTGAAGGAGTCGCTATGCATGCCGTCCAGAGCGCAGACATCAAAAGTTTTGCCATCGGCTTGATGAATCTCCGCCCCTTTGCCGGTCAGCAATTAATGGCAGTGCGGGTTGATGCGCCAAAGGGGGCCACGGCACCAGCCCACAGTCATCCCCACGAACAGATGACCCTCGTCATCAGTGGTCGTCTACGGTTTCGCGTAGGTGATGAATGGCGTGAACTCGGTCCGCTCGAGATTGTCCACATTCCCGGTGGGGTCGAACACGAAGCGATTATGGAAGAAGATTCCGTCTTCTTCGATCTCTTCCATCCAATACGAGCCGATTTTCTGCAGCGACAGGCTGAAGCCGGATCATGATGACGAGTTGGACATCCGCTCGTTGCTGGCCCGGCGAGCTGCGGCATATTCCTCTGCTGTAATTACCTGACCGCCAACAATATCCTGACTCAACAGGCGGCGTTGGCGGTCGAAGCGCAACTCCGCCGTCATCAGTCGAAAACAGCGGTCGTCCATCATCTCTTTACGTATCCAGTAACCACTAATCTCCTCGCGGTCGTCGTACTCTGCCGACAGATCGTTGTAGAGATTAATCCGCACCTGTACCACTGCGCCGCATCGCTGACAGCGCACATGGAGCAGCATAAACGGTGCCTCCTCGCTCCGCCCTCCAAAGAGTCTGCGCAACCATTGCATGGGTTCACTCCCTGGCAATCTGTTCACCGGTGATACTCTTCATCATAACGTACTCTGAAGTCAACGGCAAACCGATAGGGAACGATTGCCCATTTGCACAAAACGACAGATTGTGCTAGAATGCTACACGCTGAGCGATGGCTCAACGCCGTCGATATGCGCCGGCGTAGCTCAATTGGCAGAGCAGCGGTTTTGTAAACCGCCGGTTCAGGGTTCAAGTCCCTGCGTCGGCTCCATCGTTAACAAACGGGTCGGTACCGAAGTGGCCAAACGGGGCGGTCTGTAAAATCGCTGGCTTACGCCTTCGCAGGTTCGAATCCTGCCCGGCCCACCACAAGTGAATAGAGTAGCGCGTTCTGCTTCTCTATTCCTGTTCGCCTACGTAGCTCAGTCGGTAGAGCACGTCTTTGGTAAAGACGAGGTCACGGGTTCAAGTCCCGTCGTAGGCTCCAGCCGACAGTGATGGCGAGAGAAGCGCGAATCTCGCCTGGCTGCTCGTGCCATAGTTGTTGGCACGAGCGGCATATTTTCGCGCCTTTGTCTTAAGGAGCAAGAAATCCATGGCCAAACAGAAATTCGAGCGGACAAAACCGCACATCAACGTCGGCACCATCGGTCACGTAGACCACGGTAAGACGACCCTGACCGCTGCGATTACCAAGGTGCTGTCGCTCAAGGGTGCAGCTCAGTTTATGGCGTATGACCAGATCGACAACGCCCCCGAAGAGCGCGCCCGTGGCATTACGATTGCTATTCGTCACGTCGAGTATCAGACCGACAAGCGCCACTATGCGCACGTCGACTGCCCCGGTCACGCCGACTACATCAAGAATATGATTACCGGCGCGGCCCAGATGGACGGCGCCATTCTGGTGGTGAGCGCTCCCGATGGCCCGATGCCGCAGACCCGTGAGCACATTCTGCTCGCCCGCCAGGTGCAGGTGCCGGCCATCGTGGTCTTCCTGAACAAGGTCGATATGATGGACGACCCGGAGCTGCTGGAGCTGGTCGAGCTGGAGCTGCGCGAGCTGCTCAGCAAGTACGGCTTCCCGGGTGATGAGATTCCGATTGTGCGCGGCAGCGCCCGCAACGCGCTGGAAAGCCCGAGCAAGGACATCAACGCCCCAGAGTACAAATGTATTCTGGAGCTGATGAATGCGGTGGACGAGTACATTCCGACGCCGCAGCGGGCAGTGGATCAGCCGTTCCTGATGCCGATTGAGGACGTGTTCGGGATCAAGGGGCGCGGTACGGTGGTGACGGGCCGGATCGAGCGCGGGAAGGTGAAGGTCGGTGACACGGTTGAGATCGTGGGCATGACCAACGACGCGCCGCGGCGAACGGTGGTGACCGGCGTGGAGATGTTCCAGAAGACGCTGGACGAAGGGATTGCTGGTGACAACGTCGGCTGTCTGCTGCGTGGCATTGAGCGCACCGATGTGGAGCGCGGGCAGGTGTTGTGCGCACCGGGCAGCATCAAGCCGCACAAGAAGTTCGAGGCGCAGGTCTACGTGTTGAAGAAGGAAGAGGGTGGCCGCCACACGCCATTCTTCTCGGGGTACCGCCCGCAGTTCTACATTCGCACGACCGACGTGACGGGGGCGATTGGCCTGCCGGCGGGGATGGAGATGGTGATGCCGGGCGATAACGTGGTGATGACGATTGAGCTGATCGTCCCGGTGGCTATCGAAGAGGGCTTGCGCTTCGCAATCCGCGAAGGTGGCCGCACCGTCGGTGCTGGTGTTGTAACCAAGATCCTCGATTAACGTCTGAGGCCGGATTCGCTAAGCTGTCGGCGGCTTTCATGCCGTCGGCAGCTTCAAAGTGAAGGGTATAAAATGGCCGTGGCCAAAGATACTGAGCGTGACGTTCAAGAAAACATCCTCGTGCGCACATTTCGCGAAACGCGCAGCGAGTTACGGCAAGTCGTTTGGCCAAGCCGCGAAGAGACGATCCGTCTTACAATGCTCGTGATTGCGGTGTCGATTGTGATTGGCTTGCTGCTCTTCATCGGTGATACGATCTTCACCTTCCTCTACACGAGCCTTGTCAGCCTCGTCCAGTAAGCTGTTCGCGAACGGGGATTGCCATGTCTGAGGAAAAGGAAAAAGAAAAAGAGGCCGATGACCGGCGCTGGTATGTGATCCATACCTATTCGGGCTATGAAAACAAGGTAAAGAAAAACCTGGAACATCGCATTGCATCCATGGAGATGCAAGACCAGATTTTCCGGGTTATTGTGCCTACCGAAGAGGAAATTGAGATCAAGAATGGGCAGCGCCGCACGGTA
This genomic window from Chloroflexus aurantiacus J-10-fl contains:
- a CDS encoding glucose-6-phosphate isomerase, which gives rise to MRYEDAAWREKQRIRLDVNNVFGTHGLTPAELEAEAPRAAAAIAAVQERRADLGWPLLPDQDVTPFEQFAAAHRDRIDTFVVLGIGGSALGNIAVQTAINGPFYNLLPREQRGWPRLLVLDNSDPELNAGALRMLDLRRTMFNVISKSGTTAETMASFLYFRQALVEAVGEDRLGDHIVLTTDPNSGFLRQIGQREGWTMFDLPPKVGGRFSVLTSVGLLSAAMTGVNIRELLAGAAYGRELAANPDPLRNPAALGALINYLCFRKGKPIVVMMPYANRLRDVADWFAQLWAESLGKAVDRQGKPARVGQTPVKALGATDQHSQVQLYMEGPYDKLINFIAVEQYAETAPIPTAYADLEGVSYLGGHTMAELIQAEQQATAIALSEAGQPNITHIFPEINAFTLGQFFMLMEMQTAIAGELYDINAFDQPGVEAGKINTYALLGRRGFEERRAAIAARAQALDSRWVV
- a CDS encoding cupin domain-containing protein, with amino-acid sequence MHAVQSADIKSFAIGLMNLRPFAGQQLMAVRVDAPKGATAPAHSHPHEQMTLVISGRLRFRVGDEWRELGPLEIVHIPGGVEHEAIMEEDSVFFDLFHPIRADFLQRQAEAGS
- the tuf gene encoding elongation factor Tu, which translates into the protein MAKQKFERTKPHINVGTIGHVDHGKTTLTAAITKVLSLKGAAQFMAYDQIDNAPEERARGITIAIRHVEYQTDKRHYAHVDCPGHADYIKNMITGAAQMDGAILVVSAPDGPMPQTREHILLARQVQVPAIVVFLNKVDMMDDPELLELVELELRELLSKYGFPGDEIPIVRGSARNALESPSKDINAPEYKCILELMNAVDEYIPTPQRAVDQPFLMPIEDVFGIKGRGTVVTGRIERGKVKVGDTVEIVGMTNDAPRRTVVTGVEMFQKTLDEGIAGDNVGCLLRGIERTDVERGQVLCAPGSIKPHKKFEAQVYVLKKEEGGRHTPFFSGYRPQFYIRTTDVTGAIGLPAGMEMVMPGDNVVMTIELIVPVAIEEGLRFAIREGGRTVGAGVVTKILD
- the secE gene encoding preprotein translocase subunit SecE yields the protein MAVAKDTERDVQENILVRTFRETRSELRQVVWPSREETIRLTMLVIAVSIVIGLLLFIGDTIFTFLYTSLVSLVQ